In Salinarimonas sp., a genomic segment contains:
- a CDS encoding glycosyltransferase family 2 protein: MTTPLVLTVVLNYRTAAMTEQAVAAAVRAMEGIDGEIVVVDNDSGDGSFDHLVRAVRAAGWSRVRVVESGRNGGFGAGNNFGIRTGLSDGRRPDYVYLLNSDAFPAPDAIRILVEALESRPQVGFAGSHIHGPDGEPHNTAFRFPTVWSELEEAACTGPVTRLLARHVVSLPLPREIAPVDWLAGASLFMRRAALDEIGLFDEGYFLYYEETDLCLRAGRAGWPTIYVPESRVAHIGSASTGMKSWRRTPRYWFDSRLRYFTKNHGATYAAAATLARLAGGALAEARRLAARRPTERPRFLRDLAAHALGVMLRPAARTRPKQDDDAAPQIPSRSAP; the protein is encoded by the coding sequence ATGACGACGCCCCTCGTTCTCACCGTCGTCCTGAACTACCGAACGGCCGCGATGACGGAGCAGGCCGTCGCCGCCGCCGTGCGCGCCATGGAGGGGATCGACGGGGAGATCGTCGTCGTGGACAACGATTCCGGCGACGGCTCCTTCGATCACCTGGTCCGGGCGGTCCGGGCGGCCGGCTGGAGCCGCGTGCGGGTCGTCGAGAGCGGCCGCAACGGCGGCTTCGGCGCGGGAAACAATTTCGGCATCCGGACCGGGCTCTCGGACGGGCGCCGGCCGGACTACGTCTACCTGCTCAATTCCGACGCCTTTCCCGCGCCCGACGCCATCCGCATCCTCGTCGAGGCGCTGGAGAGCCGCCCGCAGGTCGGCTTCGCCGGCAGCCACATCCACGGCCCGGACGGGGAGCCGCACAATACCGCCTTCCGGTTCCCGACCGTGTGGAGCGAGCTCGAGGAGGCGGCGTGCACGGGACCCGTGACGCGGCTGCTGGCGCGGCACGTCGTCTCCCTGCCGCTGCCGCGTGAAATCGCCCCGGTCGACTGGCTCGCGGGCGCGAGCCTGTTCATGCGGCGCGCCGCGCTCGACGAGATCGGCCTCTTCGACGAAGGCTACTTCCTCTACTACGAGGAGACCGATCTGTGCCTGCGCGCCGGGCGCGCCGGCTGGCCCACGATCTACGTCCCCGAAAGCCGGGTCGCCCATATCGGCTCGGCTTCGACCGGCATGAAGAGCTGGCGGCGCACCCCGCGCTACTGGTTCGATTCGCGCCTGCGCTACTTCACGAAGAACCACGGGGCGACCTACGCCGCCGCGGCGACGCTCGCGCGCCTCGCGGGAGGAGCGCTCGCGGAAGCCAGGCGGCTCGCCGCGCGGCGCCCGACCGAGCGGCCACGCTTCCTGCGCGACCTCGCGGCGCACGCGCTCGGCGTGATGCTCCGCCCCGCCGCCCGCACCCGTCCGAAGCAAGACGACGACGCCGCCCCTCAGATTCCCTCCCGGAGCGCGCCATGA
- a CDS encoding SDR family NAD(P)-dependent oxidoreductase: MVGRHGTGGDIAIVGMAIRVPGARSISEYWTNLREGVCAIRELTRDQLLAAGESPERIARPSYVPHAATLDGFDRFDAEFFGFGPKEAAILDPQHRQFLEAAWEALESAGHPPERFGGAVGVYASCGMGSYFYFNVCSHADLVAKTGLFLLRHTGNDKDFLATRVSHVLDLKGPSLAVQTACSSSLVATHYACKALRDGDCDLALSGGVTIELPHGRGYLYKEGEILSPDGRCHAFDHRAQGTVFGSGVAVVALRRLEDALADGDPIFAVIKGTAVNNDGADKAGYLAPSVDGQARAVSAALAAAEVAPETIGYVECHGTGTYLGDPIEIAALTSAFGPEAARAGACRIGSVKTNIGHLDTAAGVASLIKAALALHHGAIPPSLGYEAPNPAIDVETSPFRVADRLTPWSRADGPRRAGVNSLGVGGTNAFAVLEEAPPRAASEPSDWPFQPIVVSGRTRAALDANAKALAAHLRAHPEQPLADVAYTLIEGRRAFARSRVLVAGSHEEAAALLERNEPRRVFTHERLGADPEVVFMFPGGGAQHAGMARGLYETEPVFKDWVDKGLAVLQPKLDYDVRRLWLPEPAEREAADERLRRPSVQLPLIMIVEVALAQLWMSWGVRPSALIGHSMGENAAACVAGVMSFEDCIDLVHLRGTLFDGVPAGGMLSVPLSAEALAPLLGESLDLASVNAPGACVASGPQPALDALEAELRARDVEAQRIPIDIAAHSRMLEPVLERFRAHLRGMRLSPPRVPVISNRTGAPLTDEQATDPDYWVGHLRNTVRFADGIATLSRGARRVYLEVGPGRALCSLAQANGVAGQQALSSLRHPDDPTADDAHFLGVVARLAACGVRVDWDQIWGGARRDRVVLPTYAFQGERYFIERAAPRAEAQDAPLTRKERIEDWGWRPVWRPRLAPCPVDVETGLGEAPRETWLVFADEAGLASRAVARLRQAGHRVVEVRAGDAFARIGEDAYRVSPEHGREGYDALVRDLAEREAAPTRIAHFWLVTRGETFRPGSSFLHRNQEQGFYSLLFLAQALAAADGLSPCHIAVFTSGATQVRAEPLPYPEKATVMGPARVIPREMPGVGCSVLDVELPDAPARRGLDRAARAHAAAQEERLATAVLEEMLAEPSNAVAALRGAKRLELGFAPAPLAPAETPPLREGGVVLVTGGLGGIGLTIAESLAREARAKLVLVGRTPLPPRETWKAQLRWRAETDPLARRIRAVERLEALGAQVLVLAADVTDEEEMRAALATAKARFGAVDAVIHAAGVLRDGPLLAKTVSAVEDVFTPKIYGAAVLDRLFPDGSIDWMALFSSVSTITAPAGQVDYVAANEYLNAFAKARSGGRTRVVAIDWGVWSEIGMAADALGPRAGQSEPGPFAPVSAPLLDEMRRETDGARVFRAAYDARERWVLDGHRIRDGAALAPGTSYLEMAAEALAASGDAGPFAIADLVFLRPLVVGDDARGEVRVRLAPDAEGIGFEVRSACMVDGRAAFAPNAQGRLSLAPPPARERVDLDAVAARCGPARRASGAEALRAPQEDHLAFGPRWQVLRAMAFGTGEGLAELSLPEAFHADLGGGWRLHPALLDIATGWAMELIDGYAPTHLWAPLSYRCVAVHADLPARVFSWARSRPGNRAESGFATFDVTLCDDAGAVLMEVEGFTLRRLEVEATLAVGEPPKARDVVFETSGEAERRLSPGEEQLAAAVEQGIRPDEGADAFARALAAGAPQVVVSSLDLDGLVRQAARAGAKEPGEAQSFARPDLDSAYVAPRNEIERTLVGFWEELLGVAQIGVEDSFFDLGGHSLVAVRLFVMIKKAFRAEFPISVLFEAPTIAGCAALIAEHVGGDAASEPGEAVPAASAPRRHTHLVAMHEGRGGPSTPVFMVAGMFGNVLNLRHLALRLGTDRPFWGLQARGLLGGAAPHETIPEAARDLITEMRLAQPHGPYIVGGFSGGGITAYEIARQLEAEGERVSLLIMLDTPLPTRPSLTRRDRALIKWQELRERGARFLTEWVRRRAAWELGRVRASLAQPTERETHAFHDDAIEAAFRRAVAAYALEPWNGNAALFRPPLDRRWRVSGGRFVDGEREYVFDDNEWTPWIPALRVFEVPGDHDSMVLEPHARILAARIRACIAQADSDRERPHPADVAAAFPAAAE, encoded by the coding sequence ATGGTTGGACGCCACGGAACCGGCGGCGATATCGCCATCGTCGGAATGGCCATCCGCGTACCCGGGGCCCGATCGATCTCCGAATACTGGACGAACCTGCGCGAGGGCGTCTGCGCGATCCGCGAGCTGACGCGAGACCAGCTCCTCGCGGCGGGCGAGTCTCCCGAGCGCATCGCGCGGCCGAGCTACGTCCCGCACGCGGCCACCCTCGACGGCTTCGATCGCTTCGACGCCGAGTTCTTCGGCTTCGGGCCGAAGGAGGCCGCGATCCTCGATCCGCAGCACCGCCAGTTCCTGGAGGCGGCGTGGGAGGCGCTGGAGAGCGCCGGCCACCCGCCGGAGCGGTTCGGCGGCGCCGTCGGCGTCTACGCCAGCTGCGGCATGGGCAGCTACTTCTACTTCAACGTCTGCTCCCACGCGGACCTCGTCGCGAAGACCGGGCTGTTCCTGCTGCGGCACACCGGCAACGACAAGGACTTCCTCGCCACCCGCGTCAGCCACGTGCTCGACCTGAAGGGCCCGAGCCTCGCGGTCCAGACCGCCTGCTCGTCCTCGCTCGTCGCGACGCATTACGCCTGCAAGGCCCTGCGCGACGGCGACTGCGACCTCGCGCTCTCCGGGGGCGTGACCATCGAGCTGCCGCACGGGCGCGGCTACCTCTACAAGGAGGGCGAGATCCTCTCGCCGGACGGACGCTGCCACGCTTTCGACCATCGGGCGCAGGGGACCGTGTTCGGCAGCGGCGTCGCGGTCGTCGCCCTGCGGCGGCTGGAGGACGCCCTCGCCGACGGCGATCCGATCTTCGCCGTGATCAAGGGAACCGCCGTCAACAACGACGGCGCCGACAAGGCGGGATACCTCGCCCCGAGCGTCGACGGGCAAGCGCGTGCGGTGAGCGCCGCGCTCGCGGCGGCGGAGGTCGCGCCGGAGACGATCGGATACGTCGAATGCCACGGCACCGGGACGTATCTCGGCGACCCCATCGAGATCGCCGCGCTCACGAGCGCCTTCGGCCCGGAGGCGGCGCGCGCGGGCGCCTGCCGCATCGGCTCGGTGAAGACCAATATCGGCCATCTCGACACGGCGGCGGGCGTCGCGAGCCTGATCAAGGCCGCGCTCGCCCTCCACCATGGCGCCATCCCGCCGAGCCTCGGCTACGAGGCGCCGAACCCCGCGATCGACGTCGAGACGAGCCCGTTCCGGGTGGCGGATCGCCTCACGCCCTGGAGCCGCGCGGACGGCCCGCGCAGGGCGGGCGTGAACTCGCTCGGCGTCGGCGGCACCAACGCCTTCGCCGTGCTGGAGGAGGCGCCGCCGCGCGCGGCGTCCGAGCCGTCCGACTGGCCCTTCCAGCCCATCGTCGTCTCCGGCCGCACGCGCGCGGCGCTCGACGCCAACGCCAAGGCCCTCGCGGCCCATCTGCGGGCGCATCCGGAACAGCCGCTCGCCGACGTCGCATACACGCTGATCGAAGGACGCCGGGCCTTCGCCAGGAGCCGCGTGCTCGTGGCGGGGAGCCACGAGGAGGCCGCGGCCCTTCTGGAGCGCAACGAGCCGCGCCGCGTCTTCACGCACGAGCGGCTCGGAGCCGACCCGGAGGTCGTGTTCATGTTCCCCGGCGGCGGCGCGCAACACGCCGGCATGGCGCGCGGCCTCTACGAGACCGAGCCGGTGTTCAAGGACTGGGTCGACAAGGGCCTCGCGGTCTTGCAGCCCAAGCTCGACTACGACGTTCGCCGGCTGTGGCTTCCCGAGCCCGCGGAGCGAGAGGCGGCCGACGAACGGCTGAGGCGGCCCTCGGTCCAGCTGCCGCTGATCATGATCGTCGAGGTCGCGCTGGCGCAGCTGTGGATGTCGTGGGGGGTGCGGCCGTCCGCCCTGATCGGGCACAGCATGGGCGAGAACGCGGCCGCTTGCGTCGCCGGCGTGATGTCCTTCGAGGACTGCATCGATCTCGTCCATCTGCGCGGCACGCTGTTCGACGGCGTCCCCGCGGGGGGCATGCTGAGCGTGCCCCTCTCCGCCGAGGCCCTCGCGCCGCTGCTCGGCGAGAGCCTCGATCTCGCGAGCGTCAACGCGCCCGGCGCCTGCGTCGCCTCCGGGCCGCAACCGGCGCTGGACGCGCTCGAGGCCGAGCTGCGGGCGCGCGACGTCGAGGCCCAGCGCATCCCCATCGACATCGCCGCCCATTCGCGCATGCTCGAGCCGGTGCTCGAGCGCTTCCGCGCGCATCTGCGCGGCATGCGCCTCTCGCCGCCGCGCGTTCCCGTGATCTCCAACCGCACGGGCGCGCCGCTCACCGACGAGCAGGCCACCGATCCGGACTACTGGGTCGGCCACCTGCGGAACACCGTGCGGTTCGCCGACGGCATCGCGACGCTGTCGCGCGGCGCGCGGCGCGTCTACCTCGAGGTCGGCCCCGGCCGCGCGCTGTGCTCGCTCGCTCAGGCGAACGGAGTCGCCGGGCAGCAGGCGCTGTCGTCCCTGCGCCATCCCGACGATCCGACGGCGGACGACGCGCATTTCCTCGGCGTCGTCGCCCGCCTCGCCGCCTGCGGCGTGCGGGTCGACTGGGACCAGATCTGGGGCGGCGCGCGCCGCGACCGCGTGGTCCTGCCCACCTACGCGTTCCAGGGCGAGCGCTACTTCATCGAGCGCGCAGCGCCGCGGGCGGAGGCGCAGGACGCGCCGCTCACGCGCAAGGAGCGCATCGAGGACTGGGGCTGGCGGCCCGTCTGGCGCCCGCGCCTCGCGCCCTGCCCCGTCGACGTCGAGACCGGCCTCGGCGAGGCGCCGCGCGAGACCTGGCTCGTCTTCGCCGACGAGGCGGGTCTCGCGAGCCGCGCCGTCGCGCGGCTGCGGCAGGCGGGACATCGCGTCGTGGAGGTGCGCGCGGGCGACGCCTTCGCCCGGATCGGCGAGGACGCGTACCGGGTGTCTCCGGAGCACGGCCGAGAGGGCTACGACGCCCTCGTGCGCGACCTCGCCGAGCGGGAGGCGGCGCCGACGCGCATCGCGCATTTCTGGCTGGTCACGCGTGGTGAGACGTTCCGCCCGGGCAGCAGCTTCCTCCATCGCAACCAGGAGCAGGGCTTCTACAGCCTGCTCTTCCTCGCCCAGGCGCTCGCGGCGGCGGACGGGCTGAGCCCCTGCCATATCGCCGTGTTCACCTCCGGGGCGACGCAGGTGCGGGCAGAGCCGCTGCCCTATCCCGAGAAAGCGACCGTGATGGGGCCGGCGCGGGTGATCCCGCGCGAGATGCCCGGCGTCGGCTGCTCGGTGCTCGACGTCGAGCTTCCCGACGCGCCCGCGCGCCGCGGGCTCGATCGCGCCGCGAGGGCGCATGCGGCGGCGCAGGAGGAGCGGCTCGCCACGGCCGTGCTCGAGGAGATGCTCGCCGAGCCGTCCAACGCCGTCGCCGCCCTGCGCGGCGCGAAGCGCCTCGAGCTCGGCTTCGCGCCGGCCCCCCTCGCCCCGGCGGAGACCCCGCCGCTCCGGGAGGGCGGCGTCGTGCTCGTCACCGGGGGCCTCGGTGGGATCGGCCTCACGATCGCCGAGAGCCTCGCCCGCGAGGCCCGGGCGAAGCTCGTCCTCGTCGGGCGCACGCCGCTGCCGCCGCGCGAGACCTGGAAGGCGCAGCTGCGCTGGCGCGCCGAAACCGATCCCCTCGCCCGCCGCATCCGCGCGGTGGAGCGGCTCGAAGCGCTCGGCGCGCAGGTCCTCGTCCTCGCCGCCGACGTGACCGACGAGGAGGAGATGCGCGCGGCGCTCGCCACCGCGAAGGCGCGTTTCGGCGCGGTCGACGCGGTGATCCACGCCGCCGGCGTGCTGCGCGACGGGCCGCTCCTCGCCAAGACGGTCTCCGCGGTGGAGGACGTGTTCACGCCGAAGATCTATGGCGCGGCGGTGCTCGACCGGCTCTTCCCGGACGGTTCGATCGACTGGATGGCGCTGTTCTCCTCGGTGAGCACCATCACCGCACCGGCCGGGCAGGTCGATTACGTCGCGGCCAACGAGTACCTCAACGCCTTCGCCAAGGCGCGCAGCGGCGGGCGCACCCGCGTCGTCGCCATCGACTGGGGCGTCTGGTCGGAGATCGGCATGGCCGCGGACGCGCTCGGGCCGCGCGCCGGGCAATCCGAGCCGGGGCCCTTCGCACCGGTGAGCGCGCCGCTCCTCGACGAGATGCGGCGCGAGACGGACGGCGCACGCGTGTTCCGCGCCGCCTACGACGCCCGGGAGCGCTGGGTGCTCGACGGCCACCGCATCCGGGACGGCGCCGCGCTCGCGCCCGGCACGAGCTATCTCGAGATGGCGGCCGAGGCCCTCGCCGCGAGCGGCGACGCCGGACCGTTCGCGATCGCCGATCTCGTCTTCCTGCGCCCGCTGGTCGTCGGCGACGATGCCCGCGGCGAGGTCCGCGTCCGGCTCGCGCCCGATGCGGAGGGGATCGGCTTCGAGGTGCGCAGCGCCTGCATGGTCGACGGACGCGCGGCCTTCGCGCCGAACGCCCAGGGACGGCTCTCGCTCGCCCCGCCGCCCGCGCGCGAGCGCGTCGACCTCGACGCGGTCGCCGCGCGCTGCGGGCCGGCGCGCCGCGCGTCGGGCGCCGAGGCGCTGCGCGCGCCGCAGGAGGATCATCTCGCCTTCGGCCCGCGCTGGCAGGTGCTGCGCGCCATGGCCTTCGGCACGGGAGAGGGCCTCGCCGAGCTTTCCCTGCCCGAGGCCTTCCATGCCGATCTCGGCGGGGGCTGGCGCCTCCATCCCGCACTCCTCGACATCGCCACGGGCTGGGCGATGGAGCTGATCGACGGCTACGCCCCGACCCACCTGTGGGCGCCACTGTCCTACCGCTGCGTGGCCGTCCACGCCGACCTGCCGGCGCGCGTCTTCAGCTGGGCGCGCTCGCGGCCCGGGAACCGCGCCGAGAGCGGCTTCGCCACCTTCGACGTGACGCTCTGCGACGACGCCGGCGCCGTGCTGATGGAGGTCGAGGGCTTCACGCTCCGGCGACTCGAGGTCGAGGCGACCCTCGCCGTCGGCGAGCCGCCGAAGGCGCGCGACGTGGTCTTCGAGACGTCGGGCGAGGCCGAGCGCCGGCTCTCGCCCGGCGAGGAGCAGCTCGCCGCCGCCGTCGAGCAGGGCATCCGTCCCGACGAGGGCGCCGACGCGTTCGCCCGCGCTCTCGCGGCGGGAGCGCCGCAGGTCGTGGTCTCCTCCCTCGATCTCGACGGCCTCGTCCGTCAAGCCGCCCGCGCGGGCGCCAAGGAGCCGGGCGAGGCCCAGAGCTTCGCCCGCCCGGACCTCGACAGCGCCTACGTCGCGCCGCGCAACGAGATCGAGCGGACGCTCGTCGGCTTCTGGGAGGAGCTGCTCGGGGTGGCGCAGATCGGCGTCGAGGACAGCTTCTTCGACCTCGGCGGCCATTCGCTCGTCGCCGTGCGGCTGTTCGTCATGATCAAGAAGGCCTTCAGGGCGGAATTCCCGATCTCCGTCCTGTTCGAGGCGCCGACCATCGCGGGCTGCGCCGCGCTGATCGCCGAGCACGTCGGCGGCGACGCGGCGAGCGAGCCGGGCGAGGCCGTCCCGGCCGCGTCGGCGCCGCGACGCCATACCCATCTCGTCGCCATGCACGAAGGCCGGGGCGGGCCGTCGACGCCGGTCTTCATGGTCGCGGGCATGTTCGGCAACGTGCTGAACCTGCGCCACCTCGCGCTGCGGCTCGGCACGGACCGGCCGTTCTGGGGCCTGCAGGCCCGCGGGCTCCTCGGTGGCGCCGCGCCGCACGAGACCATTCCCGAAGCCGCCCGCGACCTGATCACGGAGATGCGACTCGCCCAGCCTCACGGGCCCTACATCGTCGGCGGCTTCTCCGGCGGCGGCATCACCGCCTACGAGATCGCCCGACAGCTCGAGGCCGAGGGCGAGCGCGTCTCGCTCCTGATCATGCTCGACACGCCCCTGCCGACGCGCCCGTCGCTGACGCGGCGGGACCGCGCCCTGATCAAGTGGCAGGAGCTGCGCGAGCGCGGCGCGCGCTTCCTCACGGAATGGGTGCGCCGGCGCGCCGCCTGGGAGCTCGGTCGCGTGCGCGCATCCCTCGCGCAGCCGACGGAGCGCGAGACCCATGCCTTCCACGACGACGCGATCGAGGCCGCGTTCCGCCGCGCCGTCGCGGCCTACGCGCTGGAGCCCTGGAACGGGAACGCCGCGCTCTTCCGCCCGCCCCTCGATCGGCGCTGGCGCGTCTCGGGCGGGCGCTTCGTCGACGGCGAGCGCGAATACGTCTTCGACGACAACGAATGGACGCCCTGGATTCCCGCGCTGCGGGTGTTCGAGGTGCCCGGCGACCATGATTCCATGGTGCTCGAGCCGCATGCGCGCATCCTCGCCGCGCGGATCCGGGCATGCATCGCACAGGCGGACTCCGACCGTGAGCGCCCGCATCCCGCGGACGTCGCGGCGGCATTCCCGGCCGCGGCGGAGTAG